TCCCCAGAAAAGATGCTGGGTGTGTAGCAAACATGGAAGGAGGAGGGACACCCGGATTTACTGCTCCAGTTGCCCATCACAACCAGGCCTCTGTAATTACCCCTGCTTTGAAACGTACCATACGGTTGcgaattattaattttatttaattaatACCAAaaagaacggggggggggggttcaggaattcaatttattctcattttctgtttagtttgtgggctttccagggagggagggatccCTTTGGGATGGGTCGTAGAGACATTGGAATTAATTTTACCTTTTCTGATttgctttgcattaatttctacaaaaaactagggggtctaaatgctcactacacccctagatgaataccttagggggtctagttttcaaaatggggtccattatgggggttttctattgttttggcagctcaacgtcattacaagtgtgcaatggggcctgaaccattttcaagcaaattttgtcttttgaaaacaactgggtgttcctttatgtttgggccctgccgtttgtcaagacataagattagggccacaatgggggtatttctgaagacaggagaaacggggtgatacattttggagtgtacatcttcattttcatgtgctctgtagaaaaaaatctgtctttcaattgacacttttgtgtaaaaaatgaaaattacatttattttcaccttcttagcattaatttctttaaaaaactagcgggtcaaaaaactcattacacccatagataaatacgttaaggggcctagtttttaaaatgggttcacttttgggggcgttctattattctgacacttataagcctctgcaaacttggcttgttgcaggaaaaaatatgtacttcaaaatgtttaaaatttatgttaaatgtaaagtctcctaaataaaaaaataaaaagtaaaaaatttttgtgagttgcagccaaaataaagtaaagatgtggaaatatatttctgataaaaaatattgaatagtatttatgtatgtatatgaaatattgcagttgaaaataggaaaatgtgccaatttttacaaattttcataaattttcacttttttaataaagatacgcatattttatcggtataattttaccacctaagtaaagtacaatatgtgacgagaaaacaatgtcagaattactttgatgtgcaaaaccgttacaaagttattctaagctaaaatgacacatgttagatttccaaaatttggcttggtcattaaggcccaaacaggcttggtcactaaggggttaataaaggtgccCCTAAGTTCATAATGTCATCACAATATATTCCAAAAATTTTGGTCTCCATGGATTTGGAAAAATTTGGCAAAACTGaattgtgctcttcattctccaggtcagtacgattacagcaattctacatatgtatagttttaattgtgttttatatactgataaaaaaaaaacttgggaaaaaagtttttttttgttttcatctcCGTACTCTCACCCTATAACTTTTTAAAGTTATGTCTACGGAAATGTGTGgtagctaattttttgcaggatgatctgtagtGTTTGTTAATACCATGGGGTATGTATAAATtaccttttgatcactttttattccatttttttgaaAGGTAAATTGTTGAAAAAATGGGGAATtactcatttatttttatttttttgtattttaatagaATGGgggttttcacattttttttttattgtttgagtatttttattttggagaaaagggggtgatttcaatttttatataatttttatatttttttaaacttttttttttacagtatttttttAGGTCCCCAAGAAGACCACAACCACattgcaatttgtatagaatAATGTAATTTTCGTCATTATCCTATACAGAAATATCCATATTAGAATTCAGCGCTGCTACCTGCTCGCCTGAATGGTAATATacaagtaagggtgggttcacatccgcaTTATGGATTCGCCCCTGCattttatggggcgaatactaatgagcgcttccattataaaagcgctcattagtaccggaggaccaggaagcggtgaagcctctgtactcaccgcttcctggtcctcggctgttgcctgtgaaggctgcgcacagcgtgagggcgctctgtgacctcacgctgtgctcgtcatatcacagcacagccgacagcaggaggaagaggatcgcgatgtagctgaggagcggcggcgtccaggagcagtggacgtaagtgtttttttattttataaaacgtgagactgctgggggcataataggtgatgagaggcataatggggactgagaggcataatggctgataatgggggctgagaggcatactgttgatgagaggcataaggaatGATtataggggctgataagaggcataaggGCTAAAATGAGGGCTGATAGACGGAGGCTGAAAGTCACAGGATAACAATGGCTTCCTCCAAGCGCATGGCAGATCTTGGATATAAGATGTTTTCTGGAACCATGATGCTGCTGACCCTGTATGGCGGGTACCTGTGCAGTATCCGGGCGTATCGCTACTTCAGAGACAAGAGCAACTGCAAGCAGCAGCGGAGAACCAGACAGAAGCCATCCTTAAGGACTGACCTCAGGACTGTCCACAGGAGACACTGCCTTCCTTGAGGTTATTCTCCATCCACATTACCTGCCAACAACCTGTGGAATCCAGATGTGCAGTGGAGCTGCGTTCACATTACTGGGCtgttatttaaatttatttttcttacattaattttttatttctcttcaATTAAATGTCATATCTGTTCTATTCAGACTCCAATTTCAGCTAAACAGGAGATTCTTCATGAATTCAATAGGATTGtaaaatcctaaaaaaaaaaaaaaaatgagggctgatgagaggcatgggggctgatatgggggtgatgagaggcataggggctgatatgggggcatggggctcttatcagaggtctgattgggggtcatttacattggggtctgagccgatgtctgattgggggtcagatttgaggtcttattggggtcttattaacattgggagtctgattggggctgtcacttgaggtctgattaacattgggggtctgattggtggtctgccctgaggtgtaatgaaaaatatatttttcttattatcctcctctaaaacctaaatgcgtcttatgggccggtaagGCTTAtatagcgaaaaatacggtaatggaatccataagacggatctttaagaggcattccgttttgatccttcataatacaagtctatgggcagcataacggttacttcctggtttccattatgctgtccagtcctgcataacgtaaaacccaggacggatccgttatactgcccatagacttgttttatgacggaatgcaaaacggaagcctttaaaaggcattccgatttgctttccgtcataatagagatCTTTGggaatcaaaactgatccgtctggttcccgttatgcagaacAGAAAAAAAGAGTCGTGTcgacatgactttttttttttccgtcttgcataacgggaaccagacggatccgttctgattcccatagacttctattatgacggatcaaaacgaaatgcctcttaaaggcttacgatttgacttccgtcttatggattgcgttattttccgttataacggaaaacaaaatcggaatccataacgctgatgtgaacccgccctaatgAGCTTATAAGCCTAGTATAGGCTTAGGCTCATTACTCACATGGAATGCCTTCCCTGATCTTTGCCCGATGGAGGCGTTCGGCCCGAGAACTTGCACTTCTGGGTTTTTGGCCTTTCAAATGCTGTGgtaatttgaccacggcatctgaggggttaaatgtcggcAATCTGAATAACCGCCAATTGTGGACATTAGCCACATGTGTcttctgtatgaaacagcaggcacctgataGCTATGGCGCTCACTCCAGAACTACCAGGTGCTACCATAGGTCCAGAGGGGGTTCCATCTTTAACGACCCgacatccgccatacatgtacgacgGATGTCGGGAAGGGGCTAAATATGTATGTATTTGGCTATACATATGTTTATACATGCAGTTTACTGATTTATTGTGCTTCTCCATTGTTTAACCATTAGGGGGCAAGTCTGCAAAATATCGTCAGGCCAATCATACAGCAAGATAAAATAAGGGCAGTGAGTAAcatcatgttttttttaatataaattctaaatacattttttttgaaaaatgtaaatctaaaaatgtttttttctttgggtTAAAAAAAGG
The sequence above is a segment of the Bufo bufo chromosome 4, aBufBuf1.1, whole genome shotgun sequence genome. Coding sequences within it:
- the LOC120999909 gene encoding LOW QUALITY PROTEIN: cytochrome c oxidase assembly protein COX14 homolog (The sequence of the model RefSeq protein was modified relative to this genomic sequence to represent the inferred CDS: inserted 1 base in 1 codon); translated protein: MASSKRMADLGYKMFSGTMMLLTLYGGYLCSIRAYRYFXRQEQLQAAAENQTEAILKD